The genomic region CGGGTTCACGCAATCCGAAGGTGAAACGTGGTACTACGCCGCCCGCTTTAGCGTAAACGATCTTCGGGACCCGCCGGGAACTGGAGCGTTGGCCTCGGCAAATCAGTACTTCATTCACTTCAAGGACGACGGCACGTTTAATTTTCGCAGTCGGCTCTACGTACTGCCGCCGAATGATGCCGAGAGTCCGAATTTCACGCTCGGTTTGTCTTCCTCAAGCGTCTCGGGCGGCAACGGACAAGTTGTCAACTGGAGCTCCGATTTGACCTTCGGCGAGACCTACACAGTCGTTGTTTCTTACAAGGCGTTCGACTCCGATCCGGAGACGACCGACGACGGTTTTGCCAGTCTGTGGGTCAATCCGAGCAGTTCAGCCAGCCCGTCGATTACCGACACGCTGCCCAACTCGAACATCACGACCGGGCTTATGACTTCGCTGGCGTTGCGACAAAACGGGGCGGGGAGTTCGAACCCGGATGTGTTGGTCGACGTTGTTTCAATCGGCAACAGCTTTGACGACGTCCTGGCCGCTCTCGGCGGCGGCGGGGGCGAGTTCGCGGCGGCCGACTTCAACGAGAACGGGGCGGTCGACGGGACCGACCTCGGGATTTGGGCCGGCGGCTACGGTTCGACCGGCGCCCCGAAGTCCTCGGGCGACGCGACCGGCGAAGGGGACGTCGACGGAGCCGACTTCCTCGTCTGGCAACGCGAGTACACCGGGCCCCCCGCCGTCGGCGCCGTCCCCGAGCCGACCTCCGTCGGGCTGGTCCTGGTCGGGCTGGCGGTCTTGGCCCGTCGGAAGAAGTAGCCTCGACCATCGTCGGCGACTGACGACGGATGATTGACATCGGGCCGCCCGGACCGTGAGGTCCGGGCGGCTTCCGTATTCCGGCCTTCCTCGGGCCGGAGTCGGACGGAGCGAGCCGCTCGACCCCCGCCGGAGTCGTCGCGGACCAGCCGGTTAGAGGAAGCCTCGGGGCTTCGCAGCCGGTCGTATCTGAAGCAGAATACGAGTTACGGAGATTTTGTGCGGATCCCACCACTTTCGTTGATGAGCTCGCTTGTCAGTTCCGGAGCAATGGCGATGAAAAGCAGATACGTCCTGTCGGCGTTGGCGTTGGCCACGATCACTCTGAACACGGCGTCCGCCGCGTTGTACGTCACCCGCGTCGGCGACGGCAGCGGGTCGCTCACCAATGCTGCCGTCCCTGTGTTTGTCGAAAAATTCACGGACGTCGGCGCCCCCCTGGGAACCATTTCCTTGCCGACGACCGCCTCGGAAAGCCAGCGAGCCTTGGTGCTTGGGGGAACGGCCACGTCGGTCGGGTTCATCAACGCGTCGGGGGACGGCAACTATCTGTTCTTGGCCGGTTTCGACGCTGCCGTGGGTACGGCTAGCGTCAACAGCACGACCTCGGCGGTTGCGAATCGCGTTGTTGGTCGCATCAGCGTGAGCGACGATTCGATCGACACAAGCACGGCGTTCACCGACACCTCGTATTCGGGCGACAACATTCGTAGCGTGGTGTCGACCAACGGGACCGACATTTGGACCGCCGGGACCGCGTCGAGCGGCGCCAACGGCGGCGTCCGCTACACGACGTTCGGCAGCAACTCCTCGACTCGCGTTTCGTCGACCCCGACGAACACCCGCGTCGTGAACATTTACAACGGCCAGTTGTATGTTTCGAGCGGCACCGCGGCGTTTCTTGGCGTGAGCACCGTCGGGACCGGGCTCCCGACGATGTCCGACGAAGCGACCTCGACTCTTGCGGTCAACGTCACCGGCACCGGGACGGGCACCGCTTCGTCGTACGACTTCTGGTTCAAGGACGACAACACGGTTTACATCGCCGATGATCGAACGTTGGCCAACGGCGGCGGGATTCAGAAATGGTCGTTTGATTCGGGCTCTTCGGTTTGGGGGCTTGATTACACCTTGAACGTCGGCGCCGGGGCCCGCGGGTTGGCCGGAACAATGAGCGGCGGCAACGCCGTCCTGTACACGATCACCGCCGACAATCCGAGCCGGCTTGTCAGCATCACCGACGACAACGGCGTCGACTCGGTCTTCTCCACTCTGGCCTCGGCTGCGACCAACACGCAGTTCCGCGGCGTGGCGTTCATCCCCTCCGGCGGCGGAGGCGAGTTCGCCGCGGCCGACTTCAACGAGAACGGCGCCGTCGACGGAACGGACCTCGGCATTTGGAGCAACGGCTACGGGTTGACCGGCGCCCCGAAGTCCTCGGGCGACGCAACCGGCGACGGGGACGTCGACGGGCGCGACTTCCTCGTCTGGCAGCGCCAGTACACCGGGACCCCCGTGGCCGTCGCCGCCGTGCCCGAGCCGGCTTCGGTCGGGCTGACGCTGGTCGTGCTCGGCGGGTTGGCCCTGGCCGCCCGCAGGGGGCGCCACAGCTAGGCATTGCCCCCCAACGTGAGCGGACGGCGCTAGCCGCCGGTTTAGCGCGCGCCCGGGGTTTGTCGGTCGTCGTCGCAACGAATGGCCTGTCGTTGCGCGTCGTTCACCGGCGGCTAGCGCCGTCCGCTCATGGTTGGGGGGGAAAGCCGAAAGTTCGACGAAAGACTTGTTCGCGGGCAAATCGTTTGTCAGATTCGCCCCGGCTGGTTTTAATGAAGGGACGGCCGCGCTCTGGGGGCAGGGCGCGGCCGTCTTCGTTGTTTCGCCGGCTTATGCCGCGCAGGTCCGGAACCCTGCGCGTCGCCCGGCGCCTAGGAACCCGGCAGAGGAGCAGGCGATCGGCCGGCATTCGCTCATGTTGTTTCTTGCCAAACGAGTCTTCGCGACGGGGCTGACGGCGCTGGCCGTCTGCTGGTCCGCCGCCGGCGATGCGCTTGCGCAGCTGCGGATCGTCACTTACAACACGGCCAACGGCCAGTTTAACGGAGCTCTTGCGCCGCGGGCCGGGATGGACTTCGTTCTGCGCGCCATTGGCGAAGAAATCGTGAACGGCGTTCAACGGCCGATCGACGTCATTGCCCTGCAGGAGCAATACACGACGGCGACGGCTACGCAAGCGTTCGTCGATCTATTGAACGGGATCTACGGCCCCGGGACGTACGCCCGCGGCTTCCTCGACGGCGACACGAGCGACAGCTTCCGCCGCGCGGGGGCGCCGGCGCTCGTTTACAACACGCAGACGGTGCAGCTCATCGGCGAGACGAAGTTCGGCGACGTCGGCACCAGCGACGGCACGGGCGCCACGCCGGCGCAGCAGCCGCGTTCGACGATGCGCTACCAGTTGCGACCCGTGGGGTACGACGAGCGGGCCGACTTCTATGTCTACTCGAGCCACATGAAATCCGACACGGGCACCGAGAACAACAATCGCCGGCTGGTCGAGGCGGAAGCGATTCGGACCGACGCCGACGCCTTGGGCGCCGGGGTCTATGCGATCTACGCCGGCGACTTCAACATCCGATCATCGAGTCAGGCGGCCTATCAGCATCTCCGCTCGGCGGGGACCGGGCAGGCCGTCGATCCGCTCAACGTGGCCAACACGCTGCAAAGCTGGAACAACAATTCCAACTACGCCGCGATCCACACGCAAAGTCCGACGACCTCGGAACGTTTTAGCGGCCAGACCCTGTCGGGCATGGACGATCGGTTCGATTTCCAGCTTGTCACGAGCGCCCTGTTCGACAACGAGGGGATGAGCCTGCTCGCCGGGTCGTACCACGCGTTCGGCAACAACGGGACGACCTACAACTCGGACCTCGACGACGCCTCGAACACCTACGCCTTCAACGGCGTCACGTTCAGCGGGGCGAACACCCGGGCGCAGTTGCTGACGAATCTGGCGTCCGTGACCGACCATTTGCCGGTGGTCGCCGATTACCAAGTGCCGGCGATCATGGGGGCGACGCTCGCCTCGTCGATTCCGCCGGTCGTGCCGGTCGGCGTCCCAACGTCGATCGACCTGTTGGTGCGAAACCTGGCCAACGTGACGGTCGCCCACGGGGCGGACGAGCTCGATTACTCGTTCACGGTCTCGGGCGACCTGTCCGGACTCGGGTCGGGGACGACGCTTGCGCTGGCCGGCGGCAATCTCCACTCGATCATGCTCGACACCGCCACGCCGGGCCTCAAGTCGGGGTCGATCGTCGTCACCACCGACAGCCAAGCGGCGGCCAACCCGCTGGTGACGATCCCGGTGAACTACCTCGTCGGTACGGTCTCGCCGGCCGATTTCAACGTGGACGGCTACGTCGACGCGACCGATCTGGCGACGTGGCAAACCGCGTTCGGCATGACGGCCGCGGGGGACGCCACCGGCGACTCGGTCACGAACGGCGCCGACTTTCTGGTCTGGCAGCGTGATTACACGGGACCGGGGGGAGCGATCGCGGCCGTGCCCGAGCCGACGAGCGCGGCGCTGGCGCTGCTGGTCGCGGCGGGGTTGCTAGGCCGCAAGCGAGCCCGCGGCTGAGGGGCGTGCGTCAGGGCGCCGGGGGCGAGCGCGGATCAATCCGCGGGGTCGACCTCGAAGTCCTTCCACTTCATGGCCCGGCGGAAGGGCTCGACGCGCAAGATCACCTCGCCGTTCTGGAAGAGCCGGACCGTGCCGGTCGATTCGCTGACCGTGATCGCCACGGCGCCGGTCGCGCGGCTGATGGCGGCGGCGGCCCAGTGGCGGGCGCCCAGCCCCTTGCTGAGCGTGATGTCGGCCCCCGGCGCCGAGACGTGCTGGCACGCCGCGGCCACCGTGCCGTCGGCGGAGATGACGAACGCCCCGTCGAGTTGGGCGATTTCCTTGATCGCCTCGCGGACCTTGGCGTCGTCGAGCTGCCGTTCCGATTGGTTGTAGCCCCGCACCGGGTCGTACCCCAGCGGGTGGCAGTGCTTGAGCACCTTGCGATGGTCCCCGACGACCAGCAGCGTGCCGACCGGCTTCCCCTCGCGTCCTTCGCGACCGATCTCGACGGCCAGATCGACGGCGGCCTTGAGCGTGTCGAGCGGCACGCGGGTCTCGAGCTGCTTGAGGTCGCGCACGGTGAGCCGGCCGAGGTGCTCGTCGAGTTGGATGACGCTGAGCGAGTCGATTTGCCCCGCCTCGAACCCGCTGTAGAGGGCGACGACGGTTCCCCCCGGGGGGAGCAGGTCGTCGGCGACGCTTTCCAGCAGCGCCTGGGCCAGCTTCTCCTGGATCGTGCTCTCGGGGATCGTCACCTCGACGCAGGGAAAGTTGTAATCCTCGGCCCCGGCGTAGTCGCGCACGGCGTCGGCCGCCAGCACGACGTGTAGCTGGCCGGTCGCGGCCCGCAGCTTGGCCCAGTCGAGCGGCTTCTCGACGAAGATCAGCAGGGCGTCGGCCTCCTCGTGCCCGGCCAGACGGGCCGCCAGTTGGCAGAACGCTTCGAGCTGGTCGGGAAACTTGGGAGCGGGAGCCATTGCAACGCTGACGCAGGGACCGGAAGACGCAAACGGCGGCGGGGAGAGCAGGCAACTCATAGTCGCGCACGCCAAGCAAGAGGCTGCAATTTAGACCAGGGACGAGCGATTCACAATGCCGACCGGCCGTCGGCGCAATGCGTCGGACTAGCGCTTTGACGCAACCCGAAATAATCGAGCAGACAAAGCGCTAGCGCCGCGAGTTGTCCGGCGAGGCGGCGACCGCGTCTTGGTCGACCTCGTCGTACTGCTGCAAGTACAGGCGGTCGTACAACACCAGCGCGTGGATGGCGTGCCCCAACGGGCCGGCTTCCCAATCACGGGTGCGATTGTTCCACATGATGTTCGACAGGTAATTGACCGCCTTCACGGTGCGCGGATACGTGAAGTGCTTGTCTTCGGCGGCGTAGAGCAGCCACTCGAGGATGTGCCCGGTGGTCTTCAGCCGGCGATCGAGATCGGCCTCGCTGCCCGGGCCGCGAAACCACTCGGTGCTGAAGCTGCCGTCGGGGTTCTGCAGCCGATAGGCGTAGTTCTGGTAATTGGCGACGAACTTCTTCGCCGCGGCGAACTCGCCCGTCAGCGGGCGGCCGGTCTTCAGGCTCTTCTTATAGGCGAAGGTCAGACCCGACAGTCGATGGGTCCCCCCGCACGCGGCGGTGCGGACCGGTTGGTGCATTTCCTCGCGGACCAGCGTGGCGAAGTCCCAGGTCATTCCCTGGTCGTTGACCCACCGGGCGTCCAGGTCGAGGTACGCCTGCAGTCCGAGAAGCTTGAACGTGAGCTCGGTCTTGGGGTAGCAGGTCTTCTTCTCCGACTCGACGAGGTCGGCGATCGTGAACTCTTTTCCTTCGACGCGGATCGGATAGGTGCTTTTCACCCGGGCTTGAGCCAGAAGCGCCAGCAATTGGCCCTGGTGCCCTTGCAGCGCGGGGCCGACGCGCACTCGCAGTTCGCCCTCGTTGTTCAGATAGAGCAGCTCCCGCTCGCGGCAAGGCATGTTGAAGCACAACCACCCCACGGCCGTGATCGGTTGGCCGTTGGGACCGCCCTGGCGGATGCGGCTGTGGACCTCGAAGGCGAGCATCTGGTGCATCACCTCCCACGGTCCGCGGTTGCCGGTGTGAAGCGGATTGTCGTAGTAGTGCTTCAACACGCGGCGGACTTTGTCTCGGAGCGCTTGTTGGCTGCGCGACAGGGGGGGGAGCCGTTTCCGCGCGGTCGAGTTCACGACCGGGATCGGCGTCGTCTCCTCCGCCTCGTCCGGGGTCTCCGGGGCTTCGTCGGCCGCGGCGGCCAGCGGCCGCGCCGAGTCGGCGTCGCGATCGTGTTGTGCCGCGGCTTGCTGTTGGCGCAGTTCCAAGGCTTCGTCGAGTTCGTCCCCCGAGAGGCCGGCCAATTCGTCGTCCGGCTCGGCGGCAGGCATCGGCTCGGCGTCCTCGGCGGCAAGCGTCGGCTCGCCGCAGGAGTCCTCGGCCGGGGAATCCTCGACGGGCGTCGCCGCCTCCTGCGGCTGCGGCTCGAACGAGAGCGCCGGACCGGACAGAGGCTGGGCGGGCGCGACCGGCGTCGACGAACTGCTCTCGCGGCGCGGCAGAGCGCCGATCAGGAGCGGGCCTGACTCTTCGGCCGCGTCGTTCGAGCGTTGCTCGCCGGACGGCCGCGGGGCGGCGCCGTCGGCCGAACGGGGGCGCCAGCCGTGCTGCGCCGGCGCGAGGTTCGCCGGAGAGGAGGGCGTCGCGGCCGCGGCTTCCTCGTGCGGGCGGACAAAGACGGGGCGCAACGCGCGGCTCAAAACGCGCGTGCCAAAGTCGGTGTTCCCGCCCGAAACGCTGGGGGCGAGCGTCGAGGAGTCGCGAAACGGGTCCTGAGAGCCCGCCGCCCCGTTGGCGCCGGCCCCTGCCAAGACGAATGCGGACAGCAGGACGCGCGTGGTCCGAGCGTCCCGCGCGATCTTCCAGCGCAGCATCTGCAATCTCCCCCCTCGCAACGCGTGGCGTGACGCCCGGCATGTCGACCGAACGCCGCTCACGCGGTCCTGGCGTACCAAACGGGCGACGTTCGATTCGCAACTGCTGCGGACGTGCGCCTCGTGCTTTGACAGCACTTGCATCAAGAGCGGCCAAAGCACTCGTCCGCGCGAACTCGTGCCGACGAGTCAGCCCGTGTGTTTGGTATCGGGCGCGCGCCCAGGTGAAGTTGACCCCGAAGCGGCATTTCGACGAGCGAACTTCCGCAACCCCGCGCGCCGACTGCAACAGCCGATCGGGACGCGAGTTACGCAGTTTCGCCAGATCCGCAAGAGCGGCCTTGAACCCCGCCGGGAGGGGGCCTGCGGGGCGTCGCGCGGCGCGCGAGAGAACGTCGCCGGTCGAGGGCGACTACCGCGGCAGAGGGGCGTCGGGGTTTGACGCGACTGCGGCTTCGCCGCTGCCGGCGCCTGCCGGCAGGCTCTCCGCGTACTGGCGCCAGGCGTTGACGTCGTTGCCGAGGTCCTGGCCGCTGGCGCCGCGCATTGCTTGCACTCCGGCGTATTGCATCGCGGGGTCGCTGTCCTTGAGCGCTGCCGCAAGCGCGGCGACGCTGGCCGGGGTCTTGATCTTGCCCAGCGAGTCGACCGCCGCCATGCGCACGTCGAAATCCGCGTCAGCCTGCGCGACGACCGCCAGTCGTTGGATCGCAGCCGCGTCGCCGCGTCGCCCGAGCAAGCGACAGCACTGCATGCGGACCTCGCGATCCTCGTCCTGCAAGCCGGCGACGAGCATATCGCGGGCCAGCGGAGCGTCGAGCTTGGCCACCGTCTCCTGAATCGTGCGCCGCACGAGGGGATCGGGCTCGGTCTGGATTTGTTGGGCGAGTTGCTCGCAGACTTTTTGCTGCTCGGCCGCCTCGGCGTCGCCGACGCGGGCCCCGGTTTCGCGAATGGCCGCCATCCGCATGGCGGGCGTCACCATCGTGGTGCGGTCCTTGTATTTGAAGGGCCCCATGCCGCAACCGGCGAGCGGCGCAAGGACGAGCCCCAACGCCCCGGCGACCAGCCAGCGCGCAGGACCCTCGGCAACTTCGATTCGTCGAAACATCGGCAGCGCGTAGTGCGAGGAGCGACCAGTACCCGTTCCGCGGCGCAAACCGTAGCAAACCCCCTGCGGGCGATCTACTCCACTTTGGTCCCTGCGGAGACAAACAGTGCAGCCCGCGGTGACTTCCGCCCCGTTGGTCGTGATCCCATTTGCCAAATTGACGGGTGGCTGGGGTCGAACGAAGCGAGCCCCCAGCGGATCCCCTGGGGGCTTTGCTGCGCTGCGACCCCAGCCACCCTTCCAAGGGCGCAAATGGTATCACTACCGCCCCGCTCGACGGCGTGTTCTGCGGGGGCCGGGCGGCTAGAATGGCGTTCTGCCAGTCCCGGCCGACCCGTTGCGAGAATCCATGCCCGCCGCATTCGCCCATTCCCGCTCGCCGCGAGGCGCCTGGTCGCGGCTGGGGGCGTTTGCGCTGGCGTGCTTGCTGCTAGCGGGGTGCTGGGGGTGCAGCGACGACGGTTCCGCGGCGGCCGATCCCCAGGCCGCGGCCAAGAAGAAGGCCGAGCAGGACCAGAAGGACAAGCAGGACCAGGATCGCGACAAGCCTGACGTCGAGATCAGCCGCGTCGTGCCGCTGCTGTCGGAATCGCTCGTCGAGACGAGCCAGGGTCAATCGCTGGCGCTCGCCAAGCCGGGGCATTGGACCGCGGCGGCCCAGCAGGTGAAGGCCAACCGCGACGATCTCGAAGCTCGCGCCACGGTCGAGGTGCTCGACGCCAAGGGAGAGCCGCGGCCTTTGACGGACACCTCGTACCGGCTCGTATCGAGCCGCCCGGCGGTGCTTGCCAAGGGACGACAGAAGCGGATCGAGACCGAGGTGTTCGTCCCCGAGGATCTTGACCGGTTTCAAGTGGCGGCTCGTCTGGAGCGGGTTTCGACCGGTTCCCCCGTCGGCGCCACGCCGCCGACGCCATGGCGCGCGATGCCTTCGTACCAGTACTTCTTCATCGTGCTGGCGAAAGACCCCGCGCAGTACTCGTTTCTCAAAGTCGCCGACGCCGTGCGCGCCCCGCATGAAGACGAAGGGGGCCGGTTTGCGTTGCATTACCGGGTCGTGTTGGCCGACGGCGACCAGCACCCGCCGTTGCCGGCGAGCGTGCTGCAGTGGACCAGCGTCGCTCACTTGTGGTGGGACGAAGCGAACGTCGACCGCCTCTCGCCCGAGCAGCAGACCGCGCTGGTCGATTGGCTCCACTGGGGAGGTCGGCTGGCGATCAACGGGCCGGACTCGCTCGACAAGCTGCGGGGAACGTTTCTCGATCCGTACCTCCCCGCCGAAAGTGGCAAGACGCGCGAGTTCACGGTCGACGATCTGGCGCCGCTGAACAAGGCGTGGACGCTTCGCGACGCGACGGGCCAGCCGCGCGATCTGCTGCGGCCGGCCAAACCGTGGTCGGGCGTGGAGCTGAAATTGCGACCTGGCGCGGCCGAGACGCCGGGGACGGGGGGGCTGCTGGTCGAGCGGAGCGTCGGGTCGGGGGGCATCGTCGTCTCTGCCGTGCAACTCGCCCAGCGAGAACTGTTGAACTGGCCCGCGTACGACAGTTTTCTCAACGGCGCTTTGCTGCGGCGACCGCCGCGCAAGTTCCGGATGGAAGACTCGGACTTCTTGAGCGGCCTCGAGGTTGATTGGATCGGGTACAAGGGCCGGCAACTCGACGCCCATTTCACGACCCCGCTGCGGTGGATGGCTCGCGACGCCGGGGCCCAGGCGAACATGCGCACCGAAACCGTCGCCGCGACCCCGCCGGCGGTTCCCGGCGCCTATGCCGTCGGCGGCGAAGAGACGCGGACGATCGTCGATCGGCGCGGCGGCTTGGGAGCATGGAGCGATTTCGGCCTGACCGCCGCAGCGGCCCGAGCCGCGCTGCGCGAGGCGGCCGGCGTCACCGTTCCCGGCGCCGGGTTCGTGTTGGCGTGTCTGGCGGTGTATCTCGTGGTGCTCGTGCCGCTCAATTGGATGGTGTTTCACTCGCTGCGGCGAGTCGAGTGGGCATGGCTGGCGGCCCCGCTGATCGCTCTGGCCGGCGCCGCCGTGGTGATCCAGCAGGCCCAACTCGACATCGGGTTCGTCAGCTCGCAAACCGAGATCGCGCTGTTGGAATTGCAGCCCGAACATCTGCGCGGGCATTTGAGCCGGTTCACGGGGCTGTACACCTCGCTGTCGACGACCTACGACGTGGCGTTCGAGCACCCCACCGCGGTGGCCGTCCCCTTTCCCGGCGCACGCGACGACAGCGTCGTCCGCAGCCAATTGCTAGGGGAGGGGGGGACGGTCGCGTTCGAGAAGTACGCCGAGACGCACCTCCGCGGTCTGGCCGTCGCATCGAGCACGACCCGGCTTGTCCACAGTGAGGAGATCGTCCCCTTGCCGGGCGCCGTGCGACTCACGACCGCCACGAACGGCATGCGGCAGCTTGAAAATCGGTCGGGACTGCGCCTCGCCGATGCGGCGATCGTGCGCCGCTCGTTCGATCGCCAGGGGAAGCCGCGGTTCGACGGGTGTTGGCTGGGCGAGGTGCGCGACGGGGCGACGACCGTCGTGTCGTTCGCACCGGCGACGATCGACCCGGTACGGGGGCCGTTCGCCGCTGAGCGGGCCGCCGCGGCCGAGCGCGCCGTCGCGACCGGCCAACCGCGGCTCGACGTCGACGAGTTGGTCAAAGTGGCCTTTCGATTCGCCTCGGGGGACGACCCGCTGTA from Pirellulales bacterium harbors:
- a CDS encoding PEP-CTERM sorting domain-containing protein (PEP-CTERM proteins occur, often in large numbers, in the proteomes of bacteria that also encode an exosortase, a predicted intramembrane cysteine proteinase. The presence of a PEP-CTERM domain at a protein's C-terminus predicts cleavage within the sorting domain, followed by covalent anchoring to some some component of the (usually Gram-negative) cell surface. Many PEP-CTERM proteins exhibit an unusual sequence composition that includes large numbers of potential glycosylation sites. Expression of one such protein has been shown restore the ability of a bacterium to form floc, a type of biofilm.) — its product is MKRFVTAFAVCMIACVAQVASAAVFFTDAFEYEDGQLTAHNEGANVSGGLWTTHSPTPVQTVTASTMQVLDGAAVVKTSGVEDVNRVTGFTQSEGETWYYAARFSVNDLRDPPGTGALASANQYFIHFKDDGTFNFRSRLYVLPPNDAESPNFTLGLSSSSVSGGNGQVVNWSSDLTFGETYTVVVSYKAFDSDPETTDDGFASLWVNPSSSASPSITDTLPNSNITTGLMTSLALRQNGAGSSNPDVLVDVVSIGNSFDDVLAALGGGGGEFAAADFNENGAVDGTDLGIWAGGYGSTGAPKSSGDATGEGDVDGADFLVWQREYTGPPAVGAVPEPTSVGLVLVGLAVLARRKK
- a CDS encoding DNA integrity scanning protein DisA nucleotide-binding domain protein, coding for MSCLLSPPPFASSGPCVSVAMAPAPKFPDQLEAFCQLAARLAGHEEADALLIFVEKPLDWAKLRAATGQLHVVLAADAVRDYAGAEDYNFPCVEVTIPESTIQEKLAQALLESVADDLLPPGGTVVALYSGFEAGQIDSLSVIQLDEHLGRLTVRDLKQLETRVPLDTLKAAVDLAVEIGREGREGKPVGTLLVVGDHRKVLKHCHPLGYDPVRGYNQSERQLDDAKVREAIKEIAQLDGAFVISADGTVAAACQHVSAPGADITLSKGLGARHWAAAAISRATGAVAITVSESTGTVRLFQNGEVILRVEPFRRAMKWKDFEVDPAD
- a CDS encoding HEAT repeat domain-containing protein, with the translated sequence MFRRIEVAEGPARWLVAGALGLVLAPLAGCGMGPFKYKDRTTMVTPAMRMAAIRETGARVGDAEAAEQQKVCEQLAQQIQTEPDPLVRRTIQETVAKLDAPLARDMLVAGLQDEDREVRMQCCRLLGRRGDAAAIQRLAVVAQADADFDVRMAAVDSLGKIKTPASVAALAAALKDSDPAMQYAGVQAMRGASGQDLGNDVNAWRQYAESLPAGAGSGEAAVASNPDAPLPR